The following nucleotide sequence is from Fibrobacter sp. UBA4297.
TTCAGGTAGTAGTCTAAGAATTCTTCAATGTGCTTGTTGCTATTCTCCATCTCCGCCCCCAAATAAGTCTAGCGTTTCTGAATCTTTTTTCTTTTTTGTGCTGTATTTTGCCTTTTTCTCCGAAACATGCTGTAAAGGCGGAATAGTCTTCGCTAGTTCAATGATATTGTCTTCTATTTTTATGGGGATGCATCCTTTTTCTATAAGTGCTTTGTTAGCATTTTTTTCGTCTGCACCGGGCTCGCGGATAAAAATCTTCCTACCGCGTTTCAGACCTTCCATAACGCCAGACCACGTGCCACCACCATTATTCGATTCTGCAACATAGATTTCATCGGCCATGCCATAAATCAGCGTGTTTCTGTCCATCGCTAACCAAGTGGACCAAGGCATTTTCGGGGCATACGCACTTACCACCAGCACTTTGCCTTCTACGATTTGCCTGTAGTACTGCTTAAAACCGATCGAGAAAGTCAATATTCCTTGCGGCAATACGATTATGCTAGAGCCTTCCGCTTTGACAGCAGCATCCAATGCTTCGCGATCGACACCCTTGGCAAAGCCGCTTACAACAACCTTGCCTTCTTCGGCAACTTTTTTTGAAATTTTTCGAGTGAAGTCAATTGAAATTTCACTGGCTGCGCGGGCACCGACAACGGCTGCTGTCGGCTGGTTCAACAAAGCGATGTTCCCCTTTGCATAAAGCAAAACAGGGCAACCGTTCATTTTCAGGTTCTTCTTAAGTGTCTGCGGGAATTCTGGCGACATGGAAGGAATTAGCGAATACCCCTGATTGATTAGGTTTTCTGCCATAAAGGCGTTATTGGGCAGCTGTTCTTTTGCTCTCGAAAGGGCGTCAATATCCTTGATATCAAGACCGAGTTCGGAATTCCACTCAGATTCGTTCAGACCAAAAAAGTCAATAACCGTCTTTTTTTGCTTATGGCACCAGCTGAGTATATCGTTTTTTACCGCAGTCTTGATTGCAGCGTGGGCAAGGGCCATCCAGTAGGCATATTCGTTCAGATTGTTCATAAATCGCCTCCAACGGTTTTAGCGATAACTACCGGAGTTATGGTTGCAGCACCTTTTTCTTTCAACATTTTTGCAATCTCGTTCAATGTCGCACCACTATCATAGATATCATCTAGCAAAAGAACGTTTTTCCCTTCGAGTATTTCGGGCGAATCGAAGTCGAACGCATCTTCCACATTTTTTCTTTTCAAAATAGCATTCTGGGGAATCTTCTGTGCCGTTGTCTGTCTCATCTTTTTAAGATTATGGCATACGGGAACGCCCAACAATTCGCCAACTTTTACAGCCAAGTTCTTGACCAGGTCACCCGATTCAGTCGGCGGGACATAAAGCAGCATATCTATCTTGTTGCCCATCATCTTCTTTTGGATCATTCGCGCCATTCGCCGAACGATATCATCCGGGAAATCTCCCGCACCTTCGTATTTGCAATTATGCACTATCTGGCCTATTTCGCCATCTTCTAGGGAATAATTAGCCAACGCAAATCCAAGCTCAAGTTTGGAGGATTTCTTCTTTGCTATTTCCGGAAAATAGTCCTGCTTGAAATTACGCAGCTGGAGCCAAGTCTCTTCGGAATAGCGTTTTGGCATATAGTCCACCAGATTGGTGTTATCACAATTTTTAGAAGGTACCGTTATCGTGTCACCGAGATACTTGCGGAGATAATCCATGCGGGGAGCCGATGTTTCGATATAGCCCATCATGGCGTCCAAATCGTTCATCTTGGATTGACGAAGTTCCTCAAAAGATCTTGTATCAAGTTCAGGTGCGTCAAACCGATATTCGTATTTACCTTTTTCATTGCGCACGGCGATTTTCTGTTCGAGCAAGTCAGCAAGAATTGTCCTTACGGGAGTCTGCCTCATATTCAATTCGCGCATTACGTCCCGTTCGCCAAGGGGAGCATTTTTCAAGGCGTTTATAACGCGTCCGTAATCTGCCGTTTTGGGTTTTGCTCCGTTGATAAAACTGAGGGGCAACATTTTGTCGTAAGGAACTCCGTCTTTATCCACATTCTCGTTGTAAAACAGAATGATGTCTGAAGGCTTGCCGTCACGACCAGCACGACCGATTTCTTGGTAATAATGAATTGGGGACTGCGGCATCTGCGTATGGATGATGAATCGGATATCCGGCTTGTCTATGCCCATACCCAAAGCATTCGTTGCGACAATAGCCTTCCAGCGGTTTTCTTTAAGCCCCTGTTCTATCCGAATCCGGTCTTCGCCCTCCAAAGAGGCGTTATACATTTCAGCATTTATTCCTACAAACTTCAACCAGTCCGCATATATTTGCGTGTTGACGCGAGTTCCCGTATAAATAAGGCCAGAACCATCGCAATGCTGCAAGTATTCTGCAATGCGGATTTTCTTTTCGTTTTCCGATTTGACTTTAACAACAAACAGGCGAAGATTCTCTCGCAGGAGGTTGCCGCGCAAGACAGTCATGTTCTTGCCGATTTGCTCCTGGATATCGTTCTGGACACGCTCCGTCGCTGTTGCCGTCACAGCCAACACAGGGACGTTTTCAGGCAAGATTCTAACAAGGTCAACAATACGTCGAAAATCCGGGCGAAAATCATGCCCCCATTGCGAAATGCAATGAGCCTCATCAACAACGACCATGGCCACCTTGATTTCACGAACGGTTTCCTGCCATGAGAGGTTGCCTTGGCGTTCGGGAGCAATATAGAGAATCTTTATATTTCCATTCTTTGCATCTTCAAGAATCTGTTCGTTTTCTTCGGGAGTCTGGTTCGAGTTGATGCACTTAGCGACAATTCCTTTCTCATTGAGTGAATTCACTTGGTCACGCATCAAGGCAATCAATGGGGAAAAGACAATTGTGAGGCCATCAAGTTGTGTTGCCGGGAACTGGTAACAGAGAGACTTGCCAAAGCCAGTCTTTTGAATCATCAAGACGCGTTCATTATTTAAAATTTTTTTAATCGCCGCCCACTGTGCGTCGTAAAAATGGGCGAATCCAAAGATTTCCTTTAACTTTTGCTCAGCTTCTTGACGGTTCATTTTTTACTCCCATATTTTTTACCCAATGGCCATTTTTTCGCAAAAAGCCCAAACTTTTGGTTAAACGTATCGAATTCGGTACGTTTAAAACAGATGTCATCTGGTGAAGTCACAAATTGTGACTTCATGATCACCATATTGCCAATGCCGGCAAAATGGTCCCCAAATGTTTTGTTGACGCCAACAAGACATTCTCTTTTTTCGCACACAACCATCATGCTCTTTACACCTTCTCCAAAATATCAGCGATAAACTTGGAATCCAACAATTCAAAAGCAAAGCACTTCTTGCCCAAATCCTTCAGCGATGCTCCAATATGGTACAAAATTTTCCCGTCAATGATCATAAAACGGTCATGCATCTTTTCTGTATATTTCAAATCAAGTTGCGGATACTGCTCGTTGAATTTCTTCACATCCTGCTCTTTCAATTTTGCCTTTGAAGACGTGTAAATCTTTACCGTGACTCCTTCTTTTTTCGTCACGAGCCGTTCAAGAACAGACAAGTCAACATAGCCATCAATCAACACAATTTCTTTTTTTGCTTGAGCAATAAAATTTTCAAATTTTGCATACGCATCGAAAATTTGGCCTTGAAAAAAGATTCCTTGGGTATTATCAATTGAATATTTGTCCATTCGGCAAAACAGCTCGTTTATTTTCTTGTCTGATTCAACCTGACGCATTTCAAGTGAATCAAGGCGGTTAAAAACCTGTGCATTTGCCAACAAGAACTTCCGCATGGCAACAAAGGCTTTCATAATCTGGACACTAGCTTTCACTGCCGTTTCACTTTTCAACACCGCAGAAAGCATCGCGACGCCCTGCTCGGTAAAAACATAGGGCATATATTTAATGTTCGAACCACGTTTTTTTTCAATGTTCAAGGTCGCAAATTGCGACCTTGAACGATTATCGAAAGGCAATGCCGTTGTTTGCGACATTAAATCCTGAAGTTCTACAACTGACAGCTGGAAACAGAATTCTTTCGGAAAACGCTCAATATTACGTTTGACTTGCTCATTCAAACGTTTAGTTTCAACGCCATACAATTCTGCTATATCGCGGTCAATCATCACCTGTTGACCACGCACAGCAACAATTTTGTTCTGTATTACGGAGATTTCGTTTTCCATTTTCTCCTATCCCCGCTTAATCTCCTTCAGTTTTTGGGCCATCTGCTTACGGACTTCGGCGAGTTCCTTTTCAAGACGGTCGATATCCTTCTGCACCGCATCCACATCTATCGGGGCTTCTTCTTCGAAGGTATCCACGTAGCGCGGAATATTCAGGTTGTAGTCGTTTTCCTTGATTTCGTCGAGGGTCGCCACGTAACTGTACTTTTCTTCACCGCCAAAACTCAAATCTTCAAGATACGTCTTGTAGGTTTCTACAATTTTTTCAACATCCTGTTCTCGGAGAGCATTCTGATTCTTTCCCTTTTCGTAATGCTCGTCGCCGCTGGCATCGATAAACAGCACGCGATTGCTGGCACCACGACTTTTGCGGAATACTAGAATGCACGCAGGAATACTCGTTCCATAGAACAGGTTCGCCGGGAGTCCGATAACCGCATCCAAGAAGTTGAACTTCTCGATAATCGTCTGGCGAATCTTACCCTCGCTTGCACCACGGAACAGCACGCCATGCGGAAGCACAATGCCCATACGGCCCGTCGCGTCATCGAGGCTATGGAGGAAATGCATCACGAAGGCGTAATCACCCTTGGATGTCGGCGGAACGCCCCAGTCAAAACGCTTATACGGATCGAGGTCGGCGGACATTTTCGCCTTCTTGTCGTTCTCGGACGCATCGCCCAAGAAGCCGCTATCCCATTTGTCCAAGGAGAAGGGCGGATTGGCCACGATGCATTGGAATTTCATCAAGTGATCGTTTTCGATATTGCCTGGATTTGAGAGTGTGTCGCCCTGCCAAATCACGGCATCGTCAACTCCGTGCAAGAACATGTTCATGCGGCAGAGAGCCCAAGTCTGCATGTTCTGTTCCTGGCCGTAAATACGAGCCTTGCGGTTCTTGATTTGCGCAAATGCCTTGAGCAGCAAGCCTCCGCTTCCGCAGGTGCCGTCGTAAATGCGGTCGTTTTCCTTGGGCTTCACCAAGCGCGCGACAAGTTCAGAAACCTTGTTCGGGGTGTAGAATTCGCCGCCTTTCTTGCCCGCATCCGATGCAAAGTTTGCAATCATGTATTCGTAGGCATCGCCGATAATATCGGCATTGTCCAACTGCGACGGGCGCAAGTCAAGGTCATTAAAATCTTCAAGAAGGTTTTTTAATACGGCATTTTTTTCCTTAACATCACCAAGATTCACTGACGAATTGTAATCAATCGCCCGAAACACATTATGCAACTTTGCGCTATTACTGTTCTCAATTGCGGCTAATGCCACATTAATCTTTTCTCCAATTTTATTATCGTTTCTGTTCTTATACAGATAATCAAATGTAGAGGCTTCGTCCAATACAAAGCGCTCTCGGCTCATGGCGCGCGCCACTCGCTGCTTGTCGCCCTTGTACTGTTTCTCGTATTTCTCTCGGGTTTCCTTATATACATCGCTCAGATACTTCACGAAAAGCATCGGCAGAATATATTCCATGTAAAGCGAACTATTGATTTTCCCGCGGAAACTGTCGCATGCGTTCCAGAGGACTTTTTCGATGTTTTGTTTTGTCGTCATTGCTATTTTCCTTTACTTAAACTTTTGTACGCATTGACCATTATCGCCATGTTCAATTCCGCTTTCGCCCTCGCGAGTTCCGAAAGCAGGGCCTGTTCCCTTTCCGAAAGCTTCAGGATTGCACCGATCAACCGCTGCTTTTCTAGCGGGATGATGTCGATTTTCAAATCGTTGAAGAAACTGGAATTGATTGTGCCGAACGCGATGGTTCCGCTTACATTCTGGTAGATTTGCTTCAACGTGGATTGCTGGCGCAAAATCCACAGCACATAAGCAGGATCCACCTTCGACTTGTCAACTCGGATGATAGCGAAATGCGACGGCACCACATAGCTGGTCGATTCATTGCTGACCAAGGCCGCCGTGTAGGGGGCACTAAGACGAACCAGGATGTCGTCCTGCTGGGTCAAAAACTCCTGTTTCAGTTCGTCGTTGGCGGCGTAGGGTTCGGCAAGGCCCACGTCCAAGACGCCTGGCTCCTTGATGCAGCGCAGGCTGAGCAGGCGATATTCCCGAAAATCGCCGTTTTCGGGCCCTTTTGCCTGTTTTCGGGCCGTAACCAACCCTGTTCTTATATTCGAAACTTCCTTTAAAAACATTTTGCAACGGTTGTTTTGTGATTACGCAATGGTAATATAAGTTAATTCGGTCAAGAATGCAATAGTTTTTTTGAAGATTTTTTTGTTATGGAGGATTTGTGATTTATTTTGGGGCGATTGTAGCGAAAGTCTAACGCATTCCCCCACCAATTTATAAAAATCACTCCAGAAACATAGCCATGTAATACGGCAGTGTAACCATCTTGCCTGCAACACCGATGTTGTTTTCGGAAAGCTTGTAGCAAACCTTGGCTGCGTAGTTATCGTTATTCAAAACGGTCTTTGCCGACTTGGAACGTCCCGTTGTCGCCTTGACTTCAATAATGGCGAGTTCGCCGCCGACATTTTCTACAAAGTCAATTTCTAGCCCGGATTCTTTGCGGAAGTAGAACAGCTTGCGGCCTTGTTTAGAGAAACAATCTGCGATGATGTTCTCGTAGATGGCGCCTTTATAGAATCCCAAATCACCGCTTAAAATCTTGGCCGCGGTGCCGCGTTCCAGCATGGCGACAAACAGGCCGGAATCCTGCACATAAATCTTAAACGTATTCTCGATCTTGTAGCCTTCAAGGGGTTCTGCGATGTTGGTCAGGTTGTGGCAAATGTTGATTATGCCGCAGTCGTAGAGCCATTGGATTGCGGTTTGGTAATTTTCGGAACGGCCTTTCTTTTCTAGTTGCGAATAAACAAACTTGTTATTTTCCTTCGCAAGTTGGGCGGGAATTGAATCAAAAACGCGATTGATGCGGCCAAGAAGCGTGCGGTCGATTTCCTCATTTTCGTTCTCGTCAAGGTGCTTGCCAAAATCATCCTTGTATTCTTCGAGAATGTCCTGCTGTTCCTGCCAAACAACGTTCATGTCGTTCGTCTCGACAAATCGAGAAACGACATAAGGGAGCCCGCCTACACAAAGGTATTCCTTGAAATAGCGGAGCATGGCGTTGTGCGTCGCCTCGCTTACGGGTTCTTTTTTCTCGTAGCAGTCCTTCAGGTATGCGATGACGTTTTCGCCAATGCCCTTTGCCCACAGAAATTCCTCGAAATCCATGGGTTTCATATAAATTATTCTTTCAAAACCGGTTGGGACGCCTTTCCCTTTTTTACGATTGTATCCTTTAATGCCTAGCAGGGAACCGGTACAGATGACGTCGTAGCGACCGTCTTCCATAAAAGGCTTAATGCTTGCGCGGGCGTTTGCACATTCCTGAATTTCATCGAAGATGATGACGGTCTTGTTCTCGACAAAATGCGCATTAGGGAAAAGCGCGGAAAGGTCTATGGTAATCCGGCTCACGTTCAGGTCGCCCTCGAAAACCTTCTTCGCATTTTCATTTTCCTTAAAGTTGATATAGACGACGCTCTCGTAGTTGCTGCGGGCGAATTCCAGGACACTGGATGTCTTGCCGATTTGACGCATTCCCTTAACGACCAGGGCCTTCTGTTTGCCCCCCGAAATCTTCCAATTTTCAAATTCTTTAAGGATTTTTCTCTTGAACATACCCTAAAACTACACTTTTCCGACCGAATCGTCAATAATGAAACGCACTTTTTCAACCGAATTAGTGCATTAAAGTCGCACTTTTTCCACCGAAAAAGTGAAAATTTGCCGATTTTACGTAAATTTCGTCAATTTTAGTCAGCGAATCTGATGACCCCGCGCTGTTTCTCCGAGCCATCGGCCACATCGCGAGAAGCAAGGGAATGTCGCAGATAGCTGAAAAGACAGGACTCGGCCGTGAAAGTCTTTACAAGGCTTTAGACGAAAAAGCCCATCCGCGCTTTGAAACAATTTTCAAGGTGTTAAACGCCATGGGAATCCAGATGACGCTTGACCCTAAAATGAGGCTCAGAAAACGCAGCAAACAAACAGAACTTTGCGTCGCCGAGAAAAGGGCGCTATATAGGGTGTAGAGTTTTATCGGGGGTTTTAGGGGCCGGGCCCCTAGGCGAAAGGGTAGCGGAAAACGCCGAAGGCGGTTGAAGCGAGGGGAAGGCTTTCCCCTTTGTATAATCAGGACTAGATTCTTCGACTTCGCCCTACGGGCTCCGCTCAGAATGACACGTTTAGCCCCTAACGCTGTACTCCAGGGTGACAATCGGGACAGTATTATTTGCCGAAACGCAAG
It contains:
- a CDS encoding DNA-processing protein DprA, whose amino-acid sequence is MNNLNEYAYWMALAHAAIKTAVKNDILSWCHKQKKTVIDFFGLNESEWNSELGLDIKDIDALSRAKEQLPNNAFMAENLINQGYSLIPSMSPEFPQTLKKNLKMNGCPVLLYAKGNIALLNQPTAAVVGARAASEISIDFTRKISKKVAEEGKVVVSGFAKGVDREALDAAVKAEGSSIIVLPQGILTFSIGFKQYYRQIVEGKVLVVSAYAPKMPWSTWLAMDRNTLIYGMADEIYVAESNNGGGTWSGVMEGLKRGRKIFIREPGADEKNANKALIEKGCIPIKIEDNIIELAKTIPPLQHVSEKKAKYSTKKKKDSETLDLFGGGDGE
- a CDS encoding RecQ family ATP-dependent DNA helicase — translated: MNRQEAEQKLKEIFGFAHFYDAQWAAIKKILNNERVLMIQKTGFGKSLCYQFPATQLDGLTIVFSPLIALMRDQVNSLNEKGIVAKCINSNQTPEENEQILEDAKNGNIKILYIAPERQGNLSWQETVREIKVAMVVVDEAHCISQWGHDFRPDFRRIVDLVRILPENVPVLAVTATATERVQNDIQEQIGKNMTVLRGNLLRENLRLFVVKVKSENEKKIRIAEYLQHCDGSGLIYTGTRVNTQIYADWLKFVGINAEMYNASLEGEDRIRIEQGLKENRWKAIVATNALGMGIDKPDIRFIIHTQMPQSPIHYYQEIGRAGRDGKPSDIILFYNENVDKDGVPYDKMLPLSFINGAKPKTADYGRVINALKNAPLGERDVMRELNMRQTPVRTILADLLEQKIAVRNEKGKYEYRFDAPELDTRSFEELRQSKMNDLDAMMGYIETSAPRMDYLRKYLGDTITVPSKNCDNTNLVDYMPKRYSEETWLQLRNFKQDYFPEIAKKKSSKLELGFALANYSLEDGEIGQIVHNCKYEGAGDFPDDIVRRMARMIQKKMMGNKIDMLLYVPPTESGDLVKNLAVKVGELLGVPVCHNLKKMRQTTAQKIPQNAILKRKNVEDAFDFDSPEILEGKNVLLLDDIYDSGATLNEIAKMLKEKGAATITPVVIAKTVGGDL
- a CDS encoding ORF6N domain-containing protein; translation: MENEISVIQNKIVAVRGQQVMIDRDIAELYGVETKRLNEQVKRNIERFPKEFCFQLSVVELQDLMSQTTALPFDNRSRSQFATLNIEKKRGSNIKYMPYVFTEQGVAMLSAVLKSETAVKASVQIMKAFVAMRKFLLANAQVFNRLDSLEMRQVESDKKINELFCRMDKYSIDNTQGIFFQGQIFDAYAKFENFIAQAKKEIVLIDGYVDLSVLERLVTKKEGVTVKIYTSSKAKLKEQDVKKFNEQYPQLDLKYTEKMHDRFMIIDGKILYHIGASLKDLGKKCFAFELLDSKFIADILEKV
- a CDS encoding type I restriction-modification system subunit M: MTTKQNIEKVLWNACDSFRGKINSSLYMEYILPMLFVKYLSDVYKETREKYEKQYKGDKQRVARAMSRERFVLDEASTFDYLYKNRNDNKIGEKINVALAAIENSNSAKLHNVFRAIDYNSSVNLGDVKEKNAVLKNLLEDFNDLDLRPSQLDNADIIGDAYEYMIANFASDAGKKGGEFYTPNKVSELVARLVKPKENDRIYDGTCGSGGLLLKAFAQIKNRKARIYGQEQNMQTWALCRMNMFLHGVDDAVIWQGDTLSNPGNIENDHLMKFQCIVANPPFSLDKWDSGFLGDASENDKKAKMSADLDPYKRFDWGVPPTSKGDYAFVMHFLHSLDDATGRMGIVLPHGVLFRGASEGKIRQTIIEKFNFLDAVIGLPANLFYGTSIPACILVFRKSRGASNRVLFIDASGDEHYEKGKNQNALREQDVEKIVETYKTYLEDLSFGGEEKYSYVATLDEIKENDYNLNIPRYVDTFEEEAPIDVDAVQKDIDRLEKELAEVRKQMAQKLKEIKRG
- a CDS encoding restriction endonuclease subunit S, which encodes MFLKEVSNIRTGLVTARKQAKGPENGDFREYRLLSLRCIKEPGVLDVGLAEPYAANDELKQEFLTQQDDILVRLSAPYTAALVSNESTSYVVPSHFAIIRVDKSKVDPAYVLWILRQQSTLKQIYQNVSGTIAFGTINSSFFNDLKIDIIPLEKQRLIGAILKLSEREQALLSELARAKAELNMAIMVNAYKSLSKGK
- a CDS encoding ATP-binding protein produces the protein MFKRKILKEFENWKISGGKQKALVVKGMRQIGKTSSVLEFARSNYESVVYINFKENENAKKVFEGDLNVSRITIDLSALFPNAHFVENKTVIIFDEIQECANARASIKPFMEDGRYDVICTGSLLGIKGYNRKKGKGVPTGFERIIYMKPMDFEEFLWAKGIGENVIAYLKDCYEKKEPVSEATHNAMLRYFKEYLCVGGLPYVVSRFVETNDMNVVWQEQQDILEEYKDDFGKHLDENENEEIDRTLLGRINRVFDSIPAQLAKENNKFVYSQLEKKGRSENYQTAIQWLYDCGIINICHNLTNIAEPLEGYKIENTFKIYVQDSGLFVAMLERGTAAKILSGDLGFYKGAIYENIIADCFSKQGRKLFYFRKESGLEIDFVENVGGELAIIEVKATTGRSKSAKTVLNNDNYAAKVCYKLSENNIGVAGKMVTLPYYMAMFLE
- a CDS encoding addiction module antidote protein, with product MLVSESDDPALFLRAIGHIARSKGMSQIAEKTGLGRESLYKALDEKAHPRFETIFKVLNAMGIQMTLDPKMRLRKRSKQTELCVAEKRALYRV